From the Psychrobacillus sp. FSL K6-4046 genome, one window contains:
- a CDS encoding VanZ family protein, which yields MSKIWSYLAVVLWMGLIFFFSSQPADDSKELSTGVTEVILSVVEAVAPESDLFVDHLHHFVRKNAHFLIYFVLGILVVRAFRLSEIQGKKSIVFALAICIVYAISDELHQLFVPGRGAQVKDVLIDSTGAFVGIIIYSWLKGLRRSSKA from the coding sequence ATGTCGAAAATTTGGTCGTATTTAGCAGTGGTTTTATGGATGGGGTTAATCTTCTTTTTCTCCAGTCAGCCAGCTGATGATTCAAAGGAATTAAGTACAGGGGTAACAGAGGTAATTTTATCAGTGGTGGAAGCTGTTGCTCCGGAGTCGGATTTATTTGTTGATCATTTACATCATTTCGTACGAAAGAATGCACATTTTCTTATTTATTTTGTATTGGGAATATTGGTTGTCCGAGCGTTCCGGTTAAGTGAGATTCAAGGTAAGAAAAGTATCGTATTTGCTTTAGCTATTTGCATTGTTTATGCGATTAGTGATGAGCTTCATCAGCTGTTTGTCCCTGGTCGAGGAGCGCAGGTGAAGGATGTATTGATCGATAGTACTGGCGCATTTGTTGGAATCATAATATATAGTTGGCTAAAGGGTTTGCGGAGGAGTTCAAAAGCATAG
- a CDS encoding site-2 protease family protein gives MDFIVNFVIITLFIFPVIALIHELGHAFFLKLFGGAVKEFAIGNGNVLWKKNVFFIKTAYFAGGRVVPENIEILSKNKKMFFYLGGVLFNLLSALTLHFLTGYEFFVFRNYLDSFIFVSYLNVIINLIPLVTVIGPTDGKQIIDLSRKVIN, from the coding sequence ATGGATTTCATAGTAAATTTTGTCATTATAACATTATTTATTTTTCCAGTTATCGCTCTAATTCACGAATTAGGTCATGCATTTTTTTTGAAATTATTCGGAGGGGCAGTAAAGGAGTTTGCAATCGGAAATGGCAATGTATTGTGGAAGAAAAATGTTTTTTTCATTAAAACTGCTTATTTCGCCGGCGGTCGGGTTGTCCCTGAGAACATCGAAATACTAAGCAAAAACAAAAAAATGTTCTTTTACCTCGGTGGGGTTCTCTTTAATTTACTATCTGCTTTGACACTTCATTTTTTAACTGGATATGAATTCTTTGTCTTCCGAAACTATTTGGATAGTTTTATTTTTGTATCGTATCTAAATGTTATTATTAATCTTATTCCACTTGTTACAGTTATAGGGCCAACTGATGGTAAACAAATAATTGATTTATCTCGGAAAGTAATAAATTAG
- a CDS encoding Gfo/Idh/MocA family oxidoreductase: protein MSLKYAIIGCGRISPNHVAAAIENNLNIVALCDVDESKMDATISMFELPETVKKYTDYKEMLQQESPELIGICTESGKHAQIALDCIEHGSNLIIEKPIALSLEEADQIIALAKEKNVKVSACHQNRFNKSVQKMREAVEEGRFGRLLHGTAHIRWNRGEDYYTQAPWRGTWEQDGGALMNQCIHNIDLLRWMMGDEIVEVVGMTDNLMHGFIEAEDLGMALVRFKNGSYGIIEGTTNIFPKNLEETLYVFGEEGTVKIGGKSVNIIEEWMFADDKDNSEEVKAKYYENPPSVYGFGHNPLYTDVIEAIKNDRDPYVTAVDGRNALELVLAIYKSAAEGKSVKLPLEKCSTMDFAGRFSK, encoded by the coding sequence GTGAGTTTAAAATATGCAATTATCGGGTGTGGACGAATCTCTCCTAATCATGTTGCTGCAGCTATAGAAAATAATTTAAATATTGTGGCGTTATGTGATGTGGACGAGAGCAAAATGGATGCAACAATTTCCATGTTTGAGCTTCCAGAAACAGTGAAGAAATATACGGATTACAAGGAAATGCTTCAGCAGGAATCTCCTGAGCTAATCGGGATTTGTACAGAAAGCGGAAAGCATGCACAAATCGCTTTAGATTGTATCGAGCATGGCAGCAATTTAATTATCGAGAAGCCAATCGCATTATCTTTAGAAGAAGCAGATCAAATCATCGCTTTAGCTAAAGAGAAAAATGTTAAAGTAAGTGCTTGTCACCAAAACCGCTTTAACAAGTCTGTTCAAAAAATGAGAGAAGCTGTTGAAGAAGGTCGCTTTGGTCGATTACTTCACGGTACTGCTCATATCCGTTGGAACCGTGGGGAAGATTACTATACACAAGCTCCATGGCGCGGAACTTGGGAGCAAGATGGCGGCGCGTTGATGAACCAATGTATACATAATATTGACTTGTTACGTTGGATGATGGGCGACGAAATCGTAGAGGTTGTTGGAATGACGGATAACCTTATGCACGGCTTCATCGAAGCAGAAGACCTTGGTATGGCTCTAGTTCGCTTTAAAAATGGTAGCTACGGAATTATCGAAGGCACAACGAATATCTTCCCTAAAAACCTAGAAGAAACACTATATGTGTTCGGTGAAGAAGGTACCGTTAAAATCGGTGGTAAGTCTGTTAACATCATTGAAGAGTGGATGTTCGCTGATGACAAAGATAACTCAGAAGAAGTAAAAGCTAAATATTACGAAAATCCACCATCCGTTTATGGATTTGGACACAACCCACTATATACAGACGTAATCGAAGCTATTAAAAACGATAGAGATCCTTATGTAACAGCAGTGGACGGTAGAAATGCACTTGAGCTAGTGTTAGCTATTTATAAATCAGCTGCAGAAGGTAAGAGTGTTAAACTTCCATTGGAAAAATGTAGCACAATGGACTTTGCAGGAAGATTTTCAAAATAA
- a CDS encoding STAS domain-containing protein, whose protein sequence is MSSINEQLYNYLIENSPHISQQWLEEKRNFTDPFYSNNPNPSIDELLKEQNALTIRTVATSLLDEKTFSELLETWAETVAKNRVENNIAIHNVIEALNKTREIIWSYVERFVQGQAGGITTKDVLKWSAIYNQSFDRLIFEFSKRYYYLFTTRLNAQQMLIRELSSPIIPILEKVGVLPIVGDVDTYRAKSLSDEIPQKCIELGLDKLFIDISGVSIIDTMVANELYKFMEVLSLLGIRPYISGIRPEVAHTSVQLGLDFGKISTFSSLKQALLRTGVYKNM, encoded by the coding sequence TTGTCTTCAATTAATGAACAACTTTACAATTATTTGATTGAAAATTCTCCACATATTTCCCAGCAGTGGCTAGAGGAAAAAAGAAATTTTACTGATCCTTTTTATTCAAATAATCCTAACCCTTCAATAGATGAACTGTTGAAGGAACAGAATGCATTGACGATTAGGACAGTTGCCACTTCCTTATTGGATGAGAAAACATTTTCCGAGCTATTAGAGACATGGGCTGAAACAGTCGCAAAAAATAGAGTAGAAAATAATATAGCAATTCATAATGTGATCGAGGCACTTAACAAGACGAGAGAGATTATTTGGAGCTATGTAGAACGTTTTGTTCAAGGTCAAGCAGGAGGTATTACAACTAAAGATGTTTTAAAGTGGAGCGCCATTTATAATCAATCCTTTGACCGATTAATCTTTGAATTCTCTAAACGCTATTATTATCTGTTTACGACTCGGCTTAATGCTCAACAAATGCTAATACGTGAATTGAGCAGTCCTATCATACCTATACTAGAAAAGGTTGGTGTCTTGCCAATCGTTGGGGACGTGGATACATATCGCGCAAAATCTCTAAGTGATGAGATTCCACAAAAGTGTATAGAGCTTGGGTTAGACAAGCTGTTTATTGATATTTCCGGAGTTTCTATAATAGATACAATGGTTGCCAATGAGCTGTATAAGTTTATGGAGGTTTTAAGCTTACTAGGAATTCGTCCATATATTTCGGGTATTCGCCCAGAGGTGGCACATACCTCTGTCCAGCTAGGACTAGACTTCGGTAAGATTTCTACATTCAGTTCGTTAAAGCAAGCCTTGCTTCGGACAGGCGTTTATAAAAATATGTAA
- the pstB gene encoding phosphate ABC transporter ATP-binding protein PstB — translation MKKILSKSTAESSGAITTTEQSKINVYDLNLFYGEKQALYGVSLGIQEKEVTALIGPSGCGKSTFLRTLNRMNDLIDGVKITGRIVIDEEDIYASQDVIKLRTKVGMVFQKPNLFPMSIYDNVAYGPRMQGIKSKKALNEIVEESLRGAAIWDEVKDRLKTSALGLSGGQQQRVCIARAIAMKPDVILMDEPTSALDPISTLKVEELITQMKKDYTIVIVTHNMQQAARISDKTAFFLNGEVIEYDQTDIIFSTPSDSRTEDYITGRFG, via the coding sequence ATGAAGAAAATACTTTCTAAATCTACCGCTGAAAGCTCTGGTGCAATTACAACTACTGAGCAATCAAAAATTAATGTGTATGACCTGAATTTATTCTACGGGGAGAAGCAGGCGTTATATGGTGTTTCCTTAGGTATCCAGGAGAAAGAAGTAACCGCATTGATTGGCCCCTCCGGCTGTGGTAAATCTACATTTCTACGTACGTTAAATCGTATGAATGATTTAATTGATGGCGTGAAAATCACTGGGAGAATTGTTATTGATGAGGAAGATATATATGCAAGTCAGGACGTTATCAAGCTTCGTACAAAGGTAGGAATGGTTTTCCAAAAGCCGAACCTGTTCCCGATGAGTATTTATGACAACGTAGCTTATGGACCACGTATGCAAGGCATTAAAAGCAAGAAGGCTTTAAATGAAATCGTGGAAGAAAGTCTTCGTGGGGCTGCGATTTGGGATGAAGTGAAGGACAGATTAAAAACGTCTGCTTTAGGACTTTCCGGTGGACAGCAGCAGCGTGTGTGTATCGCTCGTGCGATTGCCATGAAGCCAGATGTCATTTTAATGGACGAGCCAACTTCTGCACTAGATCCAATTTCAACGCTTAAGGTAGAAGAGCTTATCACACAAATGAAAAAAGATTACACGATTGTGATCGTGACACATAATATGCAGCAGGCAGCTAGAATCTCTGATAAAACAGCATTTTTCTTAAATGGAGAAGTCATCGAGTACGATCAAACTGACATTATCTTTTCAACACCAAGTGACTCTCGAACAGAAGATTATATTACTGGTCGTTTCGGATAA
- the pstC gene encoding phosphate ABC transporter permease subunit PstC has product MTTPPFEKQTVEIEKANKRKYFLEGLSAKVFLACALLSVISLALIVGFVFYKGSYPFIAEGYSFIDFIFGSDWVPSEDKFGIFPMIVASLFATIGALIIGVPIGLFTAIFLAEIAPKWLAKLISPAIQLLAGIPSVLYGVFGLAIIVPFLQDNFGLARGQSLLAVILVLAIMMLPTIVTVAETSIRAVPKAYTEGSLALGVSHIGTIFKVIVPAAKSGIMAAIVLGLGRAIGETMAVILVAGNSLIIPTSLTDSVRPLTTNIALEMGYAFGTHQEMLFATGIVLFSFILILNFVLARITARGGN; this is encoded by the coding sequence GTGACTACACCACCATTCGAGAAGCAAACCGTTGAAATAGAAAAAGCGAACAAACGCAAGTATTTTCTAGAAGGTTTATCTGCAAAGGTTTTCCTTGCTTGCGCCTTATTATCGGTCATCAGTTTAGCGTTAATAGTAGGTTTTGTATTTTATAAAGGATCCTATCCGTTTATAGCAGAGGGCTATAGCTTTATAGATTTTATTTTCGGCTCGGACTGGGTTCCAAGTGAGGATAAATTCGGTATTTTTCCAATGATCGTGGCTTCTCTATTCGCGACAATTGGTGCATTAATTATTGGAGTTCCAATTGGCTTGTTCACGGCGATTTTCTTAGCAGAGATTGCACCTAAGTGGCTAGCTAAATTAATTTCTCCGGCTATTCAGCTTTTAGCTGGTATCCCTTCTGTATTGTACGGGGTATTTGGACTGGCAATCATCGTTCCTTTTTTACAGGACAACTTTGGACTGGCGAGAGGGCAAAGCTTGTTAGCTGTCATTCTTGTGTTAGCCATTATGATGCTGCCTACGATTGTAACGGTAGCTGAGACATCGATACGTGCTGTACCTAAGGCATATACAGAGGGCTCTTTAGCGCTTGGTGTATCTCATATCGGGACAATTTTTAAAGTAATTGTTCCTGCTGCAAAGTCTGGAATCATGGCAGCGATCGTTCTTGGATTAGGACGAGCTATCGGAGAGACGATGGCGGTTATATTGGTTGCGGGGAACAGCTTGATTATCCCTACAAGTCTTACAGACAGTGTTCGACCGTTGACTACGAATATTGCTTTAGAGATGGGATATGCGTTCGGAACTCATCAGGAAATGTTATTTGCAACGGGGATCGTTTTATTCTCCTTCATTCTAATTTTAAATTTCGTACTAGCCAGAATTACAGCAAGAGGAGGCAACTAA
- the pstA gene encoding phosphate ABC transporter permease PstA — MNKVKDNILRGLLWFSAFISVAILVVIVGYIFYKGFRLISFDFIFGDYSPTEGGGIWPMIVTTIYSILISLAIATPIGILAAVYLHEYAKQGRLVKIIRYATESLTGIPSIIYGLFGAVFFVATLKLGMSIIAASLTLTIIVLPVIIRTTEEALKTVPNTYREGSLALGTTKLQTLYKIILPSAMPGILSGIILSIGRIVGESAAIFLTAGTVAAMPDSIFSSARTLTVHSYLVTQETGNIELAAAIGIVLIVIILVLNLSATYISKKFNKANH, encoded by the coding sequence ATGAATAAAGTAAAGGATAATATTTTACGCGGTCTCTTATGGTTTTCGGCTTTTATATCGGTTGCTATTCTAGTTGTGATTGTTGGCTATATTTTCTATAAAGGCTTTCGATTAATCAGTTTCGATTTTATATTCGGCGATTATTCTCCTACTGAAGGAGGAGGGATTTGGCCGATGATCGTCACGACGATTTATTCGATTCTTATCTCACTCGCTATTGCTACACCAATTGGTATATTAGCAGCCGTGTATTTACACGAGTATGCAAAGCAAGGTCGACTAGTGAAAATTATTCGCTATGCAACTGAAAGTTTAACAGGGATTCCTTCTATTATTTATGGATTGTTTGGTGCGGTATTCTTTGTGGCAACGTTAAAGCTTGGTATGTCTATTATTGCGGCATCCCTGACATTAACGATTATCGTTTTACCAGTCATTATCCGGACGACGGAAGAGGCATTAAAAACGGTACCTAACACGTATCGAGAAGGCTCTCTAGCACTCGGGACAACGAAGCTGCAAACACTTTATAAAATTATTTTGCCAAGTGCGATGCCAGGGATATTGTCAGGTATTATTCTTTCCATCGGACGAATTGTGGGAGAGTCGGCAGCGATCTTCTTAACAGCAGGAACAGTTGCTGCGATGCCGGATAGTATTTTCTCTTCAGCACGTACGTTAACGGTACATTCTTACTTAGTTACACAGGAGACGGGAAATATTGAATTGGCAGCAGCCATTGGTATTGTCCTGATCGTGATCATCTTAGTCCTTAACTTGTCTGCAACTTATATATCGAAGAAATTCAATAAGGCAAATCATTAA
- a CDS encoding phosphate ABC transporter substrate-binding protein, producing the protein MLFKKAIVSLVIPIALLAGCGGNDSGQDSGDKQTISISGSTSVGPLTEKLAMKYEETESVKIEVNQIGSSAGITNATNGVSEIGMSSRDLKDEEAAQLEEIIIAYDGIVIVTHPSNKVENLTMEQVKQIFTGEVKNWKELGGEDLEIVVVSREDGSGSRDAFQEIVGYSSGELIRNAIVASGNGNIKTTVATNKHAVGFISFEYIDETIYPMKINGVEPTAQNVLDEKYSLSRPFLFVYKEGELTAAGQQFIDYILNPEGQQIVSEAGAIPILQ; encoded by the coding sequence ATGTTATTTAAAAAAGCGATTGTTTCTCTCGTTATTCCGATTGCGTTGTTAGCTGGCTGTGGAGGTAATGATTCAGGGCAGGATAGTGGCGATAAGCAGACAATCTCGATTTCAGGGTCTACTTCGGTGGGACCTTTGACAGAGAAGCTGGCGATGAAGTATGAGGAAACAGAATCGGTCAAAATAGAGGTTAACCAGATTGGGTCGTCAGCTGGGATTACCAATGCAACAAATGGTGTTTCGGAAATTGGGATGAGCTCTCGCGATTTAAAGGATGAGGAAGCGGCTCAGTTAGAAGAAATTATCATTGCCTATGATGGGATTGTTATTGTGACACATCCATCGAATAAGGTAGAGAACTTAACGATGGAACAGGTAAAGCAGATTTTCACTGGTGAGGTGAAGAACTGGAAAGAGCTTGGCGGAGAAGACTTAGAGATCGTGGTTGTTTCGCGTGAGGACGGCTCTGGTTCTCGCGATGCGTTTCAAGAAATTGTCGGCTATTCCTCTGGGGAATTGATTCGAAATGCGATTGTTGCTAGTGGGAACGGTAATATCAAGACAACAGTGGCAACAAATAAGCACGCAGTTGGTTTTATCTCCTTTGAATATATCGATGAAACGATCTACCCGATGAAGATTAATGGCGTAGAGCCGACCGCACAAAACGTGCTGGACGAGAAGTACAGTCTTTCAAGACCGTTCTTATTCGTTTATAAGGAAGGCGAGTTAACAGCTGCTGGGCAGCAATTTATCGATTATATTTTAAATCCTGAAGGACAGCAAATAGTTTCGGAGGCAGGAGCTATCCCTATTCTTCAATAA
- the phoU gene encoding phosphate signaling complex protein PhoU: protein MIRENFENNMQELENKLAEMVRITEEQLECSYQALETQDIELALKTIEKDNTIDDMEKEINQMAIWFISKEQPLARDLRRIIGVLKISSDIERIADFAVNISKATIKIGERPSLLHMTKLDPMKTVSITMLQKSLKSFVDEDIALAKEVADLDDLVDANSRANYQNLIQYLSEHPEDTAQLVQLLFINRFLERTADHITNIAESTAYLIKGRMYDFN from the coding sequence ATGATACGCGAAAACTTTGAAAATAACATGCAAGAGCTAGAAAACAAGCTAGCTGAAATGGTGAGAATCACAGAGGAGCAGCTAGAATGCTCCTATCAAGCATTAGAAACACAGGACATCGAGCTTGCTTTAAAGACAATTGAAAAAGACAATACGATCGATGACATGGAAAAGGAAATAAACCAAATGGCTATTTGGTTTATCTCTAAAGAACAGCCGCTTGCTCGTGACCTACGCCGAATCATTGGCGTGCTGAAAATATCAAGCGACATTGAGCGCATCGCTGACTTTGCAGTTAACATCTCCAAGGCAACCATTAAAATAGGAGAGCGCCCATCGCTGTTACACATGACAAAGCTTGACCCGATGAAGACGGTTTCCATTACTATGCTACAAAAATCGTTGAAGTCGTTTGTTGATGAAGATATTGCCCTTGCGAAGGAAGTAGCCGACCTGGATGACCTAGTCGATGCGAACAGTAGAGCTAATTACCAAAATCTCATTCAATATTTAAGTGAGCATCCCGAGGACACAGCCCAGCTAGTCCAGCTCCTATTCATCAACCGTTTCTTAGAACGCACAGCCGACCACATCACCAACATAGCAGAAAGTACGGCTTATCTGATTAAAGGTAGGATGTATGATTTTAACTAA
- a CDS encoding MFS transporter: protein MDLGVAFISQGKIDIQRYIDSPEEIQRLYKRTLWIVVLSQVFGGAGLAAGITVGALIAQDMLGTDSYAGIPTALFTLGSAGAALMVGRMSQRYGRRYGLSGGFIVGGIGAIGVVAAAMTDSIILLFASLLIYGAGSATNLQARYAGTDLATAKQRGTAISIAMVSTTLGAFAGPNLVGVMGRFAESIGVPSLAGPFILAAAAYLLAGTILWVLLRPDPLVISTAINKQVEQDTSSVEEEVEDRRGIFIGAAVMVITQVVMVSIMTMTPVHMRHHGHDLNAVGLVIGFHVAAMYLPSLVTGILVDRFGRVAIAVASGFTLLAAGLVAAFAPGDSLGMLIVALALLGLGWNFGLISSTALIVDSTVPATRAKRQGSIDVWVALAGVSGGGLSGVIAAQTSYMILSLVAGIVSFVLIISLCRVPEQAWKFYWKN from the coding sequence ATAGATTTGGGGGTGGCTTTTATTTCACAGGGAAAAATTGATATTCAGAGATACATAGATTCTCCAGAAGAAATCCAGCGACTATATAAAAGAACATTGTGGATAGTCGTTTTGTCACAGGTTTTTGGAGGAGCAGGATTGGCAGCTGGAATAACAGTCGGGGCTTTGATTGCTCAGGATATGCTAGGGACAGATAGCTATGCAGGTATACCTACTGCCCTGTTCACGTTAGGGTCAGCAGGAGCGGCGTTAATGGTTGGTAGGATGTCACAGCGTTATGGTAGGAGGTACGGCTTGTCCGGCGGATTTATCGTCGGTGGTATTGGTGCCATTGGGGTAGTTGCTGCTGCTATGACTGACAGTATCATCTTACTGTTTGCCTCCTTGTTAATATATGGTGCAGGATCAGCGACAAACTTGCAGGCTAGATATGCAGGAACGGATTTAGCCACTGCCAAGCAGCGAGGTACTGCCATTAGTATTGCGATGGTATCGACCACATTAGGGGCATTTGCGGGTCCAAATTTAGTAGGGGTTATGGGAAGGTTTGCTGAGTCTATAGGGGTTCCATCTCTTGCCGGGCCATTTATATTGGCGGCAGCTGCCTATTTATTGGCTGGAACAATTCTTTGGGTTTTATTGCGACCAGATCCGTTAGTGATTTCGACTGCTATTAATAAGCAGGTGGAACAGGATACTTCAAGTGTAGAAGAGGAAGTAGAGGATAGGAGAGGTATTTTCATCGGGGCTGCCGTTATGGTCATCACTCAGGTCGTGATGGTTTCCATTATGACAATGACTCCCGTGCACATGAGGCATCATGGACATGACTTGAACGCAGTCGGTCTTGTCATTGGCTTTCATGTGGCTGCGATGTATTTACCCTCACTTGTTACTGGGATACTAGTTGACCGTTTTGGTCGTGTGGCGATTGCGGTAGCTTCTGGATTTACACTGCTGGCTGCAGGGTTAGTGGCAGCATTTGCACCAGGTGACTCTTTAGGAATGCTTATTGTGGCGCTTGCTTTACTTGGGCTAGGCTGGAATTTCGGATTGATCAGCAGTACTGCTTTGATTGTAGATTCCACCGTACCTGCCACTCGAGCGAAAAGACAAGGGTCGATTGACGTGTGGGTGGCGCTCGCTGGTGTTTCGGGTGGCGGCTTGTCTGGTGTGATTGCGGCTCAAACTAGCTATATGATACTTTCGTTAGTGGCCGGGATTGTGTCCTTCGTGCTAATTATTAGTTTGTGTAGGGTTCCAGAACAAGCTTGGAAATTTTATTGGAAGAACTGA
- a CDS encoding protein rep, translated as MREIFSTLTAPNCTGEEISFELDRFNKAVKKLFKRRNVAHFFKGCIRKLEVTTGQEQYIPLLYSPSQKVANL; from the coding sequence TTGAGGGAAATATTTTCAACATTGACTGCCCCTAACTGTACTGGAGAAGAAATATCTTTTGAGCTTGATAGATTTAACAAAGCGGTTAAAAAATTATTTAAACGTAGAAATGTGGCTCATTTCTTTAAAGGGTGCATTCGTAAACTAGAAGTGACAACAGGTCAAGAGCAATATATTCCTCTACTTTATAGTCCTTCGCAAAAGGTTGCAAATTTATAA